TTCACCTTTCCCTGAATCCCCTGAAGAATAGGATAATAATGCTACCTTGGGAGCGATCCCTAATTTTTTAGTAATTAAGGCGGCTTGAGTGGCAATCTCAGCTAATGTTTGACTGTCTGGCTCAGGATTGATTGCGCAGTCTCCATAGATAAGTACGCGAGATGGCAGGCACATAATAAAAATGGAGGAAACCTTATTAATTCCTGGCTTTGTTTTAATAATTTCTAAAGCAGGACGTACTGTGTCTGCTGTCGTATGAGCAGCACCGGAAACCATACCATCAGCATCGCCACAGAAAACCATCATTGCAGCAAAATAATTAATATCACTCATGCGTTCTAAAGCAATAGGAAGATTTACATTTTTATGTTGCCTTAATTCAAAGTACTTTTTTGCATAAATCTCTCGAAAAGAAGATTTTTCAATATCAATAATATTGACATTGGGCAAATCTAAATCTAATCGTTTGGCGAGCAGTTGGATTTTTTCGGGCTTTCCTAACAGAGTAATTTTAACAATGTTGCGTTTTAATAAGTAATCGGCAGCAACTAATATACGCGAATCATCTCCTTCTGGAAGAACAATGTGTTGCTTTAATTGTTTTGCTTTATTACTCAACTCATACAAGAACACAGCTGGGCTTAATCTCGGTTGTTGTGATTTATCGCTAAGCAATTTCAGCACGGATTTTGTTAGATAAGGTCTCATTGATTCAATGGCTTTACTAACCTTTGCAGGGTTTGCTGCTGTTAAACTAAATTTTGCTGAGAATAAAGACGTGGCAGTTTCATAGGTTTTAAGGCGAGTTAAAAGCACAGGGAATGGATGCTCAAGTCCTGCGAGGATTTCACGAATAATAGGCCCTGGCATTTCCCCGCCTGTTAAAATGATCCCTGCAATTTTGGGATAATAGGCTGATTGATCGGCTAAAAGGGATCCCATAAGAATATCAATGCGATCATCCGGTGTAATAATTAACATGCCGTTTCTATCAAGCCGGGACTCAAGAAAATTACCGATAGTTTTTGCTGCTATAGTAAATTGTCTCACTGGACGATGTAATTCATCTTCTCCGCAAATAATCTCTGCTCGTAATTTAGTAGCGATATCACGAACAGACGGGTTGGCTAATGGTTCAAACTCAGGAACAATCGCAATAAAGGCAAGAGATGGTAGTTGCTTCTGAAATAATTCAAGAGCCTCAGTCTCTTGTATACTTGCGACTCGATTAATAATGACCCCAACAACACGAGCATGATTTTTTCTACTAATCTCCAGAGCATTGTTTAGTAATGAGAGGGTGTGGTCTAGTGTTCTATCTTTAGCCGAAACCACTAATACCACATCACAATTTAACTGATAAGCCAGCATCAAATTAAATTGATACTCAAATACGTCATTGTCACTGCCAAAATCGGTTCCTTCATAATAAGTAACAGTACTGGTATCAGCAGTTTGAGTTGCTTCAAGCACCGTTGAAACGAGATCAGCAGGCTGGGTGCGCATGAGTGATATGGCTTGATTAACATCCATAAGTGGTGTCAATGATTCATTCGCGATAGTCTCAAGTAGCGGTACTTGTGATGCATCTGATTCAGAAAAAAGCTTAAAACACTTCAACGATGCTTGTTGTTCTTTGAGCAACGATAAAAATCCCAAAGAGATAAAAGACTTTCCTGGCCGCTTTTCAATCCCTGTTAAGTATATTTTTTTGTGCATATTAACCCCAATATAGCAAGCACGCCTTGACAGTTTCTACGGTTGATTTACTCATTTTAGCCTGAATTTAAATTAACTTTTTAAACAAGTTAAAATTTGAACATTTTCGCTTTGTAAAAAAAAAAGTCAATAACTGCTTCAATATATTATTTTCTTAGAAACTGTATGTTTTGTTTTGAAGTAGAATTTTGAAAATAGCCTCTGAATAAGCCGGTGTGCGTGGGATAACTCTCAAAGTGTAAATTCTGAGCTATCCCTTTAGTTAGTTTGGCTACTTAGGGGGTTGTATTGTCATCAAATGTATTGGTTTTGTTCATAGGGTTAATGGAAGTATCTTCTTCTGCTTTGGATTTAAAAAAGACAATTCCTGTATCTTGCAGGCGATTCAAAAGACGATTTAAATCCCTCTGCAGAATAGATGGGACTCCTTTGAGTAAGGGCAACCATCGTTTATCGGCCAATGAAAAGACTTTATTGGGGCCCAAACCGTCACGAACCATCTGATAAATTAAATTTTCAAGATAACGCGCACCTAAAGCATCACAAGTTGTGTTCTTGATTAACTCACTAATCCTGGCAGAACAACTGGAAAGAGCAGAGGCTATCCGTTCTCTTTTTTCTTCGTTTGTAATTTTGGCTGTTATTAGGCTTTGAGCATCTGTGATATTAAAGAAGCTGTATTCCACTCCTAATTCATTTTTATATCCCTTTCTGTCATCATAATAAGAAGCTCTCTTTTCACCGCGAACAAAAAAACCAGCGTTTCGACATAACTCTGCTACAGCAGGTTCAGCCGTGAATAATTCTACTTTTTTTACGCGATTTTCATGCAAAATATCTGTAAGAATTTTTTGCAAGGCTTGGGTAGCTTCTGATTGATGGTCTGGCATATGAAGTTGAATTGACATAAAGGCAATGTGTTGAATCACTGAATTGTCGGGTTCAACGTCAAGAGTTAATAGTGGGGATTCTTTAAAATAGGCGATATATTGATTACTTACCCGTTTAACAGTAATTGCGCTGTTATCGGTAGACTGTAACGAAGGAATAATTTCCTCATAGCTTAAGCTTGGTAATTTAGATGCGATTTTGGCTAACTCATCATCCAAAAAACGATAAATATAACGTTCAATAAGATAAAAATTACCCTTATCATTATGTCGTTGCAGCCAGTCAGGGAACACGGCTTCTTCAGAAAACTCTTTATCTGCTATATGAAAAGCCGCTAGATTTCCACCACTTTGAGTCAGTTGTATTCGTTTAATGCCAGCCAAGCGAACAATTTTTTCAAATTCTTGGTAAAAGAATTTTGCATAGCCTTTACCTTGATAATCCTTGTCAATGCCCATTGAACAATATTCTGCGATATGCCGATTTTCATTTTTCCCAAATTTAATTCGTCTTACCCCAACAATTTTTTCTTCATCATTAATTTTGTCAATAAGCACATAGATATCGCTTGTTCTTGTCATATGCGCATAATGAGCCCTAAACTCTTCTTGAGTTTGTTTAGTGAAGGACATCCATTGGATAACGTGTTCTTGCATCCATATTTTCCATATGGCTTCATAATCATTGGGTTCAGCTTTACGAATATGCGGGAACGGCATACAGCTCTCATTAGGGTGCAGTGGTTGTTAATTATATCAAAAGAAATAATATTGTTCAATCTGATGCATATTTTGACCTCTTATTTCTTGTCTAATTTCGATTCTCTAAAAGAGGCTGGGATTAATGAATAGAACGGCGTGAGAATGAATAATAAGACAATACCATAAAAAATTACCTCTTGGCCTGAGCCAATAATAGCAAATAAAACGTAAATGCAAGCTAAAACAAAAATAACTACCATCTTAATAAAATCACCCTTATTAAATTGTCGAAAGGACAATATGGCTGCAACGGTAGTGTACAGATAGGGGACTAAAATACATAAGTTAGACAAAGTGACCAACAAGGTAAACTGGGAAGTAAGTAGCTTTGAATAGTTCATACCCAATAGAATTGTCATAATTAGCGATGAAATAATAATTGACCAATAGGGTGTGTGAAATCGTGATAATTTTGCAAGAAAACCAGGCAATAGACCATCCCTTGCTGTAGCCATGGCTGTCTGACTGGTAATAAATAAAAAACCAATGATTGTGCATAAACAGGCAATAATAGCAGCTAAAGCAAATATTTGGTTGGTTAAATGACCAAAAATCACTTGACCTGCTGCAGCAAAAGGGGCGGGGTTATTTGCTAAAAATTTCGAAGAAAACATCCCCATAATTGCTACTGTGCTTAATAGGTAAATAAGCGCAGTAATAATAGTTCCTAAAACGGTAGCCCGATAAATAGTTTTCTCTGGGTTTTTAACACTTTCTGCCGGAATCGTAGCTGACTCCAATCCTGCAAAAGCAAAAAAGGTTAACATCACAACATTAGCTAATGCAGTAATATTGGATTGTCCTGAGATATTAAAGTCAGAAAGATTAGCAATTTGCACATGAAATAGCCCTACAATTGAAACAAGCACAATGGGAACTAACTTAATAATTGTGGTTGTCACCTGAACAATCTTAACCTCCTTTATGCCAATAACATTGAGTAAAGCAATACCCCAGATAATTATGCTACCAACAAAGAAAGCTAAAGGATGATTAGTATTTATTGCAGGCCAAAAAATAGTTAAATAGGCTAGCAGAGCAACAACCGTGGCTGCATCACCAATGATATTACCCAATAAATAGGCCACACTGACTTGATAGCCAGCAAAATCACCTAGTTGATGACGGCAATAGGCATAAAGCCCCCCAACTAAAGGAAGTCGCTGACTTAACTTACCAAAAATGATGGCTAATAAAATAGAGCCTAACGCAGTAATAACCCAACCTAACAGGCTGATACTCCCAAAAGATGCAAGAGATGAGGGCAAAAGAAAAATGCCGGATCCAACCATGTTTCCAATAACAAGTGAGGTGCTTGCAGGTAATCCCAATATTCGTCGTTGTTCCATCTTATTCACTAAATTTATTTCAATTAACGTAGTTGTACAACTAAGTTTGCTTTTACTCAAGATTTATTAACCGTAATTTTTATGTCATTTTGAGAGAGGCTAAGAAGAAATATCCACAGAATAAAAAGTCATAAACTTACACCCGCAAATGAAATAAATTTATACATAATAGCGCTGAAAATTTTTGTTGAAAATGTAAAGAAAATGCATGCAGTGTAAAGAAAATGAAGGTTTTTGTAAGAAGATTATTTATTCTGGAAATTTCTCTAAATTGACCGTAGACAGCTAAAAAATTGCATGTCATAGTCGAAGAACCTCAGCTAACAAAGGATGGCATCTAATGTCTAGAGTTGATAGCAAAAATGCAGTTTGGAGTGATTTGCCGCAGGGTACTGTCGCATTATTCTTCATTCAGATTTTTTCTACCCTAAGCTTTAGTGTGCTCTATTCCACGTTAGTGTTATACATGACAAAAAAGCTAGAACTACCAGCATCGTCCGCCAATAGCATTACCGGAATTTTCGTTGCTGCTAATTTTGCTCTACACCTTTTAGGTGGGTATTGCGGCGGAAGATTTTTGTCAAACCGTGCTCTTTTTTGCTTTGGCATGCTCGCACAAATTATAGGTTGTATTTTGTTAGCATCAGAAAGCGAAATGTATCTTTATTGTGCGCTCGGTTTTTTTCTAACAGGTAGTGGTCTTAATGTAACTTGCATTAATTGCATGTTAACACAGCGATTCGAGCCCAAAGATCATCGTCGTGAAACAGCGTTTTTGTGGAATTATGCCGGTATGAATATTGGCTTTTTAGTGGGTTTTACTTTAAGCGGCTATTTTCAATTATCGCAAAACTATCAACGTCTATTTTTACTGAGTAGTTTAGGTAATTTAATTGCCATTTTTATCTGTCTATATTTTTGGCATGTTCTTGATGATCAAAAAACTATTTATAGTCGTCTTACAAAAGAAGATAAAAAACGGGCAATATTAGGTGGCATAGCTATTGTGGCCGCTCTACCGTTTTTGCTAAGTCAGTTTATTCATTTTGCTGATTGGGCAAATAAGCTGATTTTGGTGACAGGTGCCATAATGTTGGCCGTAGCGATAATTCTCGCAGCACAACAACAATCGGGTGATGCTCGAGAAAAGATGCTCGCTTTTGCAATACTTATGGTAGTCAGCACTGTATTTTGGGTTCTTTATCAAATAGGACCAATGGGATTAACGCATTTTATTGAAAATAATGTACAGCGCCATTGGGAGGGTATTACCATTGCACCACAATGGTTCCAAAATGTTAATACACTTTGTATCGTTTTTGGCGGCCCTTTACTGAGCTTCATTCTGAATCGCATGCGCTCACGGGGCATACAGGTTAATATACCCACACAATTTGCTCTCGCTCTATTGCTAATCGGTTTGGCATTTGCACTACTTCCCGCGGGAATTGCTAGAGCTAGTTCCGATGGAATGGTTGCTCCAGGATGGATTGTATTAAGTTATATTTTGCAAAGTGCAGGGGAGTTACTGATTTCGCCCATTGGCTATGCCATGGTTGGTGCGTTAGTACCCAATTCCTTGCAAGGCATCATGATGGGGATGTGGATGCTGGCAACTGGTGTCGGAGCTACTTTGTCAAGCTACAGCTCGAATTGGATGACTTCAGGCCAAGAAACCAGCTTGCCTTTAGCAACAAATAGCGGCTATAGTGACGTCTTTCTAAATCTTGGATTATTTGCCATCGCTGCCTCTTTATTACTATTTTTGCTAGTCCCTAAACTTAAGCACTGGATTAATGACAAGAACAGTAATGTGACTAATGAGGCTGCTTCAGTAATGGCGTAATGAGTGTGAAGTGAGCAGTCCTTTTGTACCTATTGAAACGGCAGAGTTGACTTGGCGTAATGGTTTACCCGTTTCTGCTAAATTTGATGATATCTATTTTTCAACCGAAGGTGGTCTGCAAGAAACCGAACATGTTTTTATTGTAGGCAATCGATTAATTGAGCGTTGGCAATTATTAGAAAAAGAAACATTTGTTATTGCTGAAACAGGTTTTGGCAGTGGCTTAAATTTTCTTTTAACCTGGTCTTTATGGTTAAAATATGCCCCCAAAGATGCCCGTTTATTTTTTATTAGCTGTGAAAAATTTCCTTTAAAAAAAGAAGACCTGGCTAGATGTCTAGCACTATGGCCACAACTAAAAACACAAGCTGATGCGTTACTTGCAGATTATCCAATTCTAACCCCCGGATTTCATCATTTAAGTTTTGAAAATGGTCGAATCAATTTAACCCTAATGCTT
The nucleotide sequence above comes from Legionella hackeliae. Encoded proteins:
- a CDS encoding peptide MFS transporter, giving the protein MSRVDSKNAVWSDLPQGTVALFFIQIFSTLSFSVLYSTLVLYMTKKLELPASSANSITGIFVAANFALHLLGGYCGGRFLSNRALFCFGMLAQIIGCILLASESEMYLYCALGFFLTGSGLNVTCINCMLTQRFEPKDHRRETAFLWNYAGMNIGFLVGFTLSGYFQLSQNYQRLFLLSSLGNLIAIFICLYFWHVLDDQKTIYSRLTKEDKKRAILGGIAIVAALPFLLSQFIHFADWANKLILVTGAIMLAVAIILAAQQQSGDAREKMLAFAILMVVSTVFWVLYQIGPMGLTHFIENNVQRHWEGITIAPQWFQNVNTLCIVFGGPLLSFILNRMRSRGIQVNIPTQFALALLLIGLAFALLPAGIARASSDGMVAPGWIVLSYILQSAGELLISPIGYAMVGALVPNSLQGIMMGMWMLATGVGATLSSYSSNWMTSGQETSLPLATNSGYSDVFLNLGLFAIAASLLLFLLVPKLKHWINDKNSNVTNEAASVMA
- the pta gene encoding phosphate acetyltransferase, with translation MHKKIYLTGIEKRPGKSFISLGFLSLLKEQQASLKCFKLFSESDASQVPLLETIANESLTPLMDVNQAISLMRTQPADLVSTVLEATQTADTSTVTYYEGTDFGSDNDVFEYQFNLMLAYQLNCDVVLVVSAKDRTLDHTLSLLNNALEISRKNHARVVGVIINRVASIQETEALELFQKQLPSLAFIAIVPEFEPLANPSVRDIATKLRAEIICGEDELHRPVRQFTIAAKTIGNFLESRLDRNGMLIITPDDRIDILMGSLLADQSAYYPKIAGIILTGGEMPGPIIREILAGLEHPFPVLLTRLKTYETATSLFSAKFSLTAANPAKVSKAIESMRPYLTKSVLKLLSDKSQQPRLSPAVFLYELSNKAKQLKQHIVLPEGDDSRILVAADYLLKRNIVKITLLGKPEKIQLLAKRLDLDLPNVNIIDIEKSSFREIYAKKYFELRQHKNVNLPIALERMSDINYFAAMMVFCGDADGMVSGAAHTTADTVRPALEIIKTKPGINKVSSIFIMCLPSRVLIYGDCAINPEPDSQTLAEIATQAALITKKLGIAPKVALLSYSSGDSGKGESVEKVAKALEIVRQLEPDLLVEGPIQYDAAVDPGVAAKKLPNSKLQGDANVLIFPDLNTGNNTYKAVQRESGALAIGPVLLGLNKPVNDLSRGCTPQDIINTILVTAIQAQGDKK
- a CDS encoding GNAT family N-acetyltransferase; amino-acid sequence: MPFPHIRKAEPNDYEAIWKIWMQEHVIQWMSFTKQTQEEFRAHYAHMTRTSDIYVLIDKINDEEKIVGVRRIKFGKNENRHIAEYCSMGIDKDYQGKGYAKFFYQEFEKIVRLAGIKRIQLTQSGGNLAAFHIADKEFSEEAVFPDWLQRHNDKGNFYLIERYIYRFLDDELAKIASKLPSLSYEEIIPSLQSTDNSAITVKRVSNQYIAYFKESPLLTLDVEPDNSVIQHIAFMSIQLHMPDHQSEATQALQKILTDILHENRVKKVELFTAEPAVAELCRNAGFFVRGEKRASYYDDRKGYKNELGVEYSFFNITDAQSLITAKITNEEKRERIASALSSCSARISELIKNTTCDALGARYLENLIYQMVRDGLGPNKVFSLADKRWLPLLKGVPSILQRDLNRLLNRLQDTGIVFFKSKAEEDTSINPMNKTNTFDDNTTP
- a CDS encoding amino acid permease, which gives rise to MEQRRILGLPASTSLVIGNMVGSGIFLLPSSLASFGSISLLGWVITALGSILLAIIFGKLSQRLPLVGGLYAYCRHQLGDFAGYQVSVAYLLGNIIGDAATVVALLAYLTIFWPAINTNHPLAFFVGSIIIWGIALLNVIGIKEVKIVQVTTTIIKLVPIVLVSIVGLFHVQIANLSDFNISGQSNITALANVVMLTFFAFAGLESATIPAESVKNPEKTIYRATVLGTIITALIYLLSTVAIMGMFSSKFLANNPAPFAAAGQVIFGHLTNQIFALAAIIACLCTIIGFLFITSQTAMATARDGLLPGFLAKLSRFHTPYWSIIISSLIMTILLGMNYSKLLTSQFTLLVTLSNLCILVPYLYTTVAAILSFRQFNKGDFIKMVVIFVLACIYVLFAIIGSGQEVIFYGIVLLFILTPFYSLIPASFRESKLDKK